GGACTACCTCGGAACGCTAGAGATAGGAAAATTCGCTGATATGGTCGTTATTGACCGCAATATCTTCGAGATTCCTGAAGATGAGATAGCAGATATCAAGATTGAATATACCTACCTTGCAGGTGAAGAAGTCTATAGAAGAAATTAATTTAGATTTTTTCTGTGGTGAAGAAACACAAATCGCTTAACTACAGATGAAATACACTATGCGCAAGTTATATCAACATTTACTTATTAAGAAAGGAGAAGCATATGTTTATAATCAATGCTTTAATTGCCTTTGGTAACTGGTTTTGGGGAATTCCAATTCTAATTTTACTTGGATGCGGTGGTCTTTATGTAACAATCAGAGTAGGATTTCTGCAGTTCCGTCACTTCGGATATATCTGCTCACAGACATTTGGTAAAATGTTTGCAAAGCCAGAGACCGATGATGGCGTATCACCATTTGCCGCTGCTTGTACAGCTCTAGCATCTTCAATCGGTGCTTCAAATATCGTCGGTGTTCCAGTAGCTATTGCTCTTGGTGGCCCTGGTGCAGTATTCTGGATCTGGGTTATGGCATTCATCGGAATGGCTACAAAGTACACCGAAGTAACTCTTGGCCTAATGTACAGAGAAAAGAATGAAGCTGGCGATTTTGTCGGTGGTCCTTACTACTACTGCAGAGGACTTGGCAAGAGTGGTATCGCAAAGAAAATCGGTATCTTCTTCGGAACATTTTACGCTTTCGGACTTATGATAGAACTTATTCCATCAATTGCTTCACAGGCTGCATCTGTAACAAAGCAGGGTATCTCACTAGGAATTCCTGAACTTCCTATCGCTATCGCTGTAGCAATTATTACAATCATTGTTTGCATAGGTGGCGTAAAGAGAATCGGTGATGTTTGCGATAAGCTCGTTCCAGTGATGGCTATCGTTTACATGCTAGGTGCTTTAGTAATCATCGTTAAGAACTTTAACCAGATTCCTAACGCATTTGCAGAAATCTTCGGATCAGCATTCACAGGAAGAGCTGCTTTCGGTGGATTCGCAGGAGCATCTCTAGGTGCTGCACTAAGATGGGGATTTGCTCGTGGATGCTATTCAAACGAAGCTGGTATGGGTACTGCTCCTCAGGGACACGCTGCTGCTAACGTAGATCACCCTGTAAGACAGGGACTCTGGGGCGTATTCGAAGTTACTGTTGATACAATCATCGTTTGCACAGTAACAGCTCTAGCAGTTTTGGTTTCTGGCGTTTGGACAGAAAAGGGAATCGATGCAGGTGCTCTAGCGCAGGCTGCATTCAGCAAGAACTTCAACCCAACATTTGCTAACTACTTTGTAGCTATCTGCGTATTCCTATTCGTACTTTCAACAATCATCGTTGTTACATTCTACGGACAGAGACAGGCAGAGTTCCTATTTGGTATCGGATTCAGCAAAATCTGGGTTTGGGTTTACATCATAGCAACTGTAGTAGGTGGACTAGGAATCGACCTTGGCGTACTATATGCTCTAACAGATGCGTTCCTAGGACTCATCATCATTCCAAATATGATTGCTGTAGTTCTAATGGTTCCACAGGTAAAGAAGGCTCAGGATGAGTTCTTCAACACTCCTGGAAAATACTATCTAGCAGATAAGGCTGCAAAGGCAGCAAAGAAAGCTGCTAAATAGTAGGCTACAAGATCAAAATATTTTAAAAAACTTCTTTTGAGGTTCACTAATCAGTATATACTTGCGCAATAAGGCGGGAACGCGTTCAGCGTTCCCGTTATTCAATCTTTAGTTATTATTCTTTAGGAGAACGCTTATGTTTATACTCAGAGCTATTATCTTAGTACTCGCACTTTTTATGGGTGTATTTTTCACCGTCTTTGTACTGACAGCGATAGAGGCGAAGTCACCAAAATTTGAGGGTCTCTCCCGTCGCATACACAAAGCACTTCCAGAAAAACTCTGGTTAGCATTTTTTATAGGCTCACTCGCAATCTTTTTGTTCGTATTTTACAAACTCACAGGCTTAGAATATGTGCGAATCGGGATATTTACAGGTTTAATATCAGGAATATTCCTCTACTTCCGTGCAGGCCCTAATATTAATAGGGAAGAGATGGAAAGAGACGCGCAGAGAAAGGGAGCAAATCCAACAGGATTCCTGAACTTTTTCCAGGGCCCTGATAAGAGTAGCTATCAAAACAAGAAGCCCGCGAAAAACAATCCTTACAAGAGTAAGAAGAACAAAAATAGAAAATAATTTAAACTACAAAGGACTCAGAAAACATGCTCTCTGAGTCCTTTTGATTTACCTCTGATATATTAGATATCGTCTCTGTTGATTGGGCAAGACATGCAGCGTGGGCCGCCTCTTCCTCTTGAAATCTCAGCTCCTGGTATAGCAAGAACCTTGACACCCTTCTTATCGAGAAGCTCGTTTGTAACATAGTTTCTCTCGTATGTTACAACAGTTCCTGGCGCTATACAAAGCGTATTTGAACC
The nucleotide sequence above comes from Eubacterium sulci ATCC 35585. Encoded proteins:
- a CDS encoding amino acid carrier protein — translated: MFIINALIAFGNWFWGIPILILLGCGGLYVTIRVGFLQFRHFGYICSQTFGKMFAKPETDDGVSPFAAACTALASSIGASNIVGVPVAIALGGPGAVFWIWVMAFIGMATKYTEVTLGLMYREKNEAGDFVGGPYYYCRGLGKSGIAKKIGIFFGTFYAFGLMIELIPSIASQAASVTKQGISLGIPELPIAIAVAIITIIVCIGGVKRIGDVCDKLVPVMAIVYMLGALVIIVKNFNQIPNAFAEIFGSAFTGRAAFGGFAGASLGAALRWGFARGCYSNEAGMGTAPQGHAAANVDHPVRQGLWGVFEVTVDTIIVCTVTALAVLVSGVWTEKGIDAGALAQAAFSKNFNPTFANYFVAICVFLFVLSTIIVVTFYGQRQAEFLFGIGFSKIWVWVYIIATVVGGLGIDLGVLYALTDAFLGLIIIPNMIAVVLMVPQVKKAQDEFFNTPGKYYLADKAAKAAKKAAK